The following are from one region of the Plasmodium cynomolgi strain B DNA, chromosome 1, whole genome shotgun sequence genome:
- a CDS encoding mitogen-activated protein kinase organizer 1 (putative) → MDIDLTVKTVGKLSGHKACVTKIVFSNDENHIVSSSLDNTVCLWNVNKQFHINTYKDVHKKGINDVALFRDNTKFFSAGNDAHVYLWDTLSNKVLNRLHVNDKVNVIRLSLNEKLLFCSRSNSVNVYDFRERDYKKKNTPLQAFNEARDSISDIFVDEHEIYTGSIDNWLRVYDLRMGKLLSYDMRSSILSIDVTNDRNYFCVNCIDNSAKLVEKNSGTLLGLYRGDSNNCHRRNIKLDNRNKFILSCTHHNELHIYDLVKSNLINNSTVYRNVQYEQNLDIYKNTYCKVPIGRPTYYVTVNRHMVLESSYIDKEKYDSVLGKYKQYGKKKQVPSFDRNFENVDNKLVCGDVDGNIHVLQLYYG, encoded by the exons ATGGACATTGATCTCACGGTAAAAACGGTTGGAAAGCTGTCGGGCCACAAAG CGTGCGTAACGAAGATTGTATTTAGCAACGATGAGAACCACATCGTCAGCTCAAGCTTGGACAACACTGTTTGTCTGTGGAATGTGAACAAGCAGTTTCATATAAACACCTACAAAG atgTTCACAAAAAGGGCATAAACGACGTCGCCCTGTTCCGGGACAATACGAAATTTTTCTCAGCAG GAAATGACGCCCACGTTTACCTTTGGGACACCCTCTCGAACAAGGTTTTAAATAGGCTGCACGTGAATG ATAAAGTTAACGTAATCAGACTGAGCCTGAATGAGAAGCTGCTCTTTTGCAGCAGAAGCAACTCGGTCAATGTGTACGACTTTAGGGAGAGGGActacaagaagaagaacaccCCTTTGCAGGCCTTCAATGAAGCGAGGGACTCCATCTCAGA CATCTTTGTGGACGAACACGAAATCTATACGGGGAGCATCGACAACTGGCTAAGAGTGTACGACCTGCGGATGGGGAAGCTGCTAAGCTACGACATGAGGTCCTCCATCCTCAGCATCGACGTGACGAATGACAGGAACTACTTCTGTGTGAACTGTATTGACAATAGTGCCAAGTTGGTGGAGAAGAACAGCG gAACCCTCCTGGGGCTGTACAGAGGCGACTCGAACAACTGCCACCGGAGGAACATCAAGCTGGACAACCGAAACAAGTTTATCCTCTCCTGCACGCACCACAACGAGTTGCACATCTACGATCTTGTAAAGAGCAACCTCATTAATAACTCCACCGTTTATAGAAACGTTCAGTATGAGCAAAATTTGGATATATACAAAAACACGTATTGCAAGGTACCCATAGGGAGACCTACCTACTACGTAACCGTTAACAGACACATGGTGTTGGAGAGCTCCTACATCGACAAGGAGAAGTATGACAGCGTGCTGGGAAAGTACAAACAGtatgggaagaagaaacaagTTCCTTCCTTCGATCGGAACTTCGAAAACGTGGATAACAAATTGGTATGCGGAGATGTGGACGGTAACATACACGTGCTGCAGCTATACTACGGATGA